A single genomic interval of Natronoarchaeum philippinense harbors:
- a CDS encoding class II fumarate hydratase has product MTEDYRTERDSLGEMQVPADAYWGAQTQRAVENFPISGLTFGRRFVRALGVVKKSAAQANRDLELIPEDKADAIVAAADEVVAGEHDDQFPVDVFQTGSGTSTNMNANEVIGNRATEIYGGEIGTREVHPNDHVNFGQSSNDVIPTAMHVAALEAVKKDLLPALETLADALGEKEDEFDGVVKTGRTHLQDATPVRLGQEFGGYRTQVEKGVERVESVTDHLAELALGGTAVGTGLNTHEEFPERAAEYISEETGLEFREADDHFEAQAAHDAMSEAHGALRVVAGSLNKIANDLRLLASGPRNGLGEIEQPENQPGSSIMPGKINPVVAEAVNQVHKQVVGNDAAVSAGAAEGQIDLNLYKPVLAYNFLQSADMLANASETFGEKFVAPLEANEDICEEQVEQSMALATALNPAIGYDKASKVAKKALAEDKTVREVVVDEGYLDEEEADEVLDPETMTHRGILGQD; this is encoded by the coding sequence ATGACGGAGGACTACCGTACGGAGCGCGACAGCCTCGGCGAGATGCAGGTTCCGGCCGACGCCTACTGGGGGGCACAGACCCAGCGGGCCGTCGAGAACTTCCCGATCAGCGGGTTGACGTTCGGCCGGCGGTTCGTCCGCGCGCTAGGCGTCGTCAAGAAGTCCGCCGCGCAGGCCAACCGCGACCTCGAACTGATCCCCGAGGACAAGGCCGACGCCATCGTCGCGGCGGCCGACGAAGTCGTCGCCGGCGAGCACGACGACCAGTTCCCGGTCGACGTGTTCCAGACCGGCAGCGGCACCTCCACGAACATGAACGCCAACGAGGTGATCGGCAACCGGGCGACCGAGATCTACGGCGGCGAGATCGGAACCCGCGAGGTCCATCCCAACGACCACGTCAACTTCGGCCAGTCGAGCAACGACGTGATCCCGACCGCGATGCATGTCGCCGCGCTCGAAGCCGTCAAGAAGGATCTGTTGCCCGCTCTGGAGACGCTCGCCGACGCGCTCGGCGAGAAAGAAGACGAGTTCGACGGCGTCGTCAAGACCGGCCGCACGCACCTGCAGGACGCCACGCCGGTCCGGCTCGGTCAGGAGTTCGGCGGCTATCGCACGCAAGTCGAGAAGGGCGTCGAGCGCGTCGAATCGGTCACCGACCACCTCGCCGAACTCGCGCTCGGCGGCACCGCGGTCGGTACAGGGCTGAACACACACGAGGAGTTCCCCGAGCGCGCCGCCGAGTACATCAGCGAGGAGACCGGTCTCGAATTCCGCGAGGCCGACGATCACTTCGAGGCCCAAGCCGCCCACGACGCCATGAGCGAGGCCCACGGCGCGCTCCGGGTCGTCGCCGGCTCGCTCAATAAGATCGCTAATGACCTACGCCTGCTCGCGTCGGGCCCGCGCAACGGACTCGGAGAGATCGAACAGCCCGAGAACCAGCCCGGCTCCTCGATCATGCCCGGCAAGATCAACCCCGTCGTCGCCGAGGCGGTCAATCAGGTCCACAAGCAGGTCGTCGGCAACGACGCCGCGGTCTCGGCGGGCGCCGCCGAGGGCCAGATCGACCTCAATCTCTACAAACCGGTGCTGGCGTACAACTTCCTGCAGTCGGCCGATATGCTCGCGAACGCCAGCGAGACGTTCGGCGAGAAGTTCGTCGCGCCGCTGGAGGCAAACGAGGACATCTGCGAGGAGCAGGTCGAACAGAGCATGGCGCTGGCGACGGCGCTCAACCCCGCGATCGGCTACGACAAGGCAAGCAAGGTCGCCAAGAAAGCACTCGCCGAGGACAAGACCGTCCGCGAGGTCGTCGTCGACGAAGGCTACCTCGACGAGGAGGAAGCCGACGAGGTGCTCGACCCCGAGACGATGACCCATCGGGGAATCCTCGGGCAGGACTGA